One genomic segment of Hordeum vulgare subsp. vulgare chromosome 2H, MorexV3_pseudomolecules_assembly, whole genome shotgun sequence includes these proteins:
- the LOC123425967 gene encoding 60S ribosomal protein L27-3-like: MVKFLKPGKAVILLQGKYAGKKVVIVRVFEEGTRDRPYGHYLVAGLAKYPKKVIRKDSAKKSHVKVFLKLVNFTHLKPTRYTLYVDLKEVVSGAPDSLTTKDKKLNATKSSKAKLEESFKTCKNKWFFTKLRMIRHDS, translated from the coding sequence atggtgaagttcctGAAGCCGGGCAAGGCGGTGATCCTGCTGCAGGGCAAGtacgccgggaagaaggtggtgaTTGTGCGCGTGTTCGaggagggcacccgcgaccgcccCTACGGGCACTACTTGGTCGCCGGCCTGGCCAAATACCCGAAGAAGGTGATCCGCAAGGACTCAGCCAAGAAATCCCACGTCAAGGTCTTCCTCAAGCTCGTCAACTTCACCCACCTCAAGCCCACCCGCTACACCCTCTACGTCGACCTCAAGGAGGTGGTATCCGGCGCCCCCGACTCCCTCACCACCAAGGACAAGAAACTCAACGCCACCAAGTCTTCCAAGGCCAAGCTCGAGGAGAGCTTCAAGACCTGCAAGAACAAGTGGTTCTTCACTAAGCTccgcatgattcgacatgattcatga